A stretch of Aythya fuligula isolate bAytFul2 chromosome 1, bAytFul2.pri, whole genome shotgun sequence DNA encodes these proteins:
- the CLIC6 gene encoding chloride intracellular channel protein 6 — protein sequence MATHCAGRAAGASLLTHPTSCGAEICLLQTRCSFPDIELFVKAGSDGESIGNCPFSQRLFMILWLKGVIFNVTTVDLKRKPADLQNLAPGTNPPFMTFDGEVKTDVNKIEEFLEEKLAPPRYPKLAPKHPESNSAGNDVFAKFSAFIKNPRKDANENLEKSLLKALRKLDNYLNSPLPDEIDAYSTEEITVSSRKFLDGDELTLADCNLLPKLHIIKVVAKKYRNFDFPPEMTGISRYLNNAYARDEFTNTCPADQEIEYAYLDVAKRMK from the exons ATGGCGACCCACTGTGCGGGCCGAGCCGCGGGAGCATCGCTCCTCACGCATCCCACGAGCTGCGGGGCAGAGATCTGCCTGCTCCAGACCAGGTGCTCCTTTCCAGACATAGAGCTCTTCGTGAAG GCTGGCAGTGATGGGGAAAGTATTGGAAATTGCCCGTTCTCTCAGCGTCTCTTTATGATCCTGTGGCTAAAGGGTGTCATATTTAATGTCACAACTGTGGACTTGAAAAG GAAACCTGCTGACCTGCAGAACCTCGCCCCAGGGACGAACCCCCCTTTCATGACGTTCGACGGCGAAGTCAAAACTGATGTCAATAAGATCGAGGAGTTCTTGGAAGAAAAGCTAGCGCCGCCCCG GTATCCCAAACTTGCACCAAAACACCCCGAGTCTAACTCCGCAGGAAATGACGTCTTTGCAAAATTCTCTGCCTTCATAAAGAACCCAAGAAAAGATGCTAATGAAA ATTTGGAAAAATCTTTGCTTAAGGCCCTGAGGAAGCTGGACAACTATTTAAATAGCCCCTTGCCTGATGAAATTGATGCTTACAGCACCGAGGAGATCACTGTTTCCAGCCGGAAATTCCTGGATGGAGATGAGCTCACCTTAGCGGATTGCAACCTCCTACCAAAGCTCCACATAATTAAg gttgTTGCaaagaaatatagaaattttgattttccaCCTGAAATGACAGGGATTTCAAGATACTTGAACAATGCATATGCAAGAGATGAATTTACAAACACTTGTCCTGCGGATCAAGAAATTGAGTATGCATATTTGGATGTTGCAAAGAGAATGAAGTAA